TGAGCTACCCGAAGTAGAGACTATCGTCCGGGGCCTGGGCCGGCATCTTCCGGGCCGCTCCATCCGCAACGTGCACCTTTTTCGGGAGAGCGTCATCGCCCGTCCGGACCCGCGCCGGTTTGCGGCTCTCCTCGCCGGGCGGCGGATAGAACAAGTCACCCGCCGGGGCAAGTACATCCTGATGAGACTCTCAGGGGGATTGGTCCTGGCCGCTCACCTGCGCATGACCGGCCAGCTGGTATACCAGGATGAATCGTCCGCCCTCCCCAGGCACACGCATGCCGTCCTGGAACTCGACCGGGGCATCCTGCGATTCACCGACCCCCGCCGTTTCGGGCGCCTGTGGCTGGTCCCCGAAGACGAACTGGACAAGGTTTCGGGCCTGGCCGGGCTGGGCATGGAACCCCTGGACGGGGCCTTTGCGGAACCGGCCTTCCGCGACCGTCTGCGCGGGCGGCGCCGCGGGATCAAGTCCCTGCTGCTCGACCAGCGCTTTATCGCCGGCCTGGGGAACATCTACACCGACGAGGCGCTGTACCGCGCCTGCATCCACCCCGCCCGCGCCGCCGGCGACCTGTCGGCCCGGGAAACGCGGGCTCTGTACCGGGCCATTAAAGACGTCCTGGCCGAGGGCATCAACCACGGCGGGACAAGCGTACGGGACTACGTCGACGCCTCCGGCGCAGAGGGCCGCTTCCAGGCAAGGCTCCTCGTGTACGGGCGCAAGGACCGGCCCTGCCCCCGTTGCGGCCGGCCGATCGCCCGGACCGTCTGCGCCGGGCGGGGCACCTACTATTGCCCGCGCTGCCAGGAGGAAGAGAAGGAGAGGTAAGGCACCAAAAAACATCCCCTCCCATACCTTGGGATTAGACGATGGTGGGAGGGGACGTCCTTGGAACTGGCAGCCTTGCTTCTCTTCGGCCTGGCTCTCAGCTTGGACGGGCTGGGCGCCGGACTCGCTTACGGGATACGGCGGATCCGCATGCCTGTCTCGTCGCTGCTGATTATCAGCCTGGTTTCCGGCGGAGCCGTCAGCGTCTCGCTCTTCTGCGGTCACCTGGCCGCCGCGGTCCTGAACCCGCAGTTTGCGCAGCAGGCCGGCGGCTGGCTCCTGGTAGGGCTCGGCCTGTGGATCCTGACCCAGGCGTTGCGCACGGCGACTCGACGCATCCTGCGCATCCGCGTGCCCCCGCTGGGTCTGGTCATCCAGGTCCTGTTCGAACCCCTGCAGGCGGACCTGGACGCCTCGGGCTGCATCTCGGCCCGCGAGGCGATGCTCCTGGGCACGGCGCTGGCCATGGACGCCTTCGGCGCGGGGTTCGCCATCGCTCTTTCGGGCCTGCACACGGCGCTGGTGCCGCTGTTCGTGGTGGCCGGCCTCTTCCTGATGGTATCCCTGGGCCTGGTTCTCGGGCAGCGGGTGGTGAAAAGCACCGGCCACAAGGTGAACCTGCTCCCGGGATGCCTGTTGATCGTGATCGGGATGTTCCGGATATTGAAAGGGGCCTCGCAATGAAGCTCATCGGCCTTACCGGTGACGCCGGCAGTGGAAAATCGACGGTGGCGCGGCTGCTCGCCGAACTCGGGGCGGCGGTGATCGACGCCGACCGTCTGGCCCGCGCCGTCGTCGCCCCGGGATCGCCCGGTCTGGCGGCCGTCGCGGCCCGCTTCGGCCCGTCCTACCTCACGCCCGGCGGCGAACTTGACCGTGCACAGCTGGGCGACCTGGTCTTCAACGACCCGGAGGCGCACCGCGTTCTGGACGAGATCCTTCTCCCTCCGATCACCCGCGCCATAGAGGATGAAATCGCGCGCCTGGAAAGGGAAGGCACGGACGTCGCTGTCCTTGACGCCCCGCGCCTGCTGGAGGCCCGGCTTGACCGCCTGGTGGACGAGGTCTGGGTCGTTACCGCCGATGAGCCCGTCAAGGTGGCACGCCTGGCCGCCCGCGGCGTCCCCGCCGACCGGGCGCGCCGCATCCTGGCGAACCAGATACCACAGGCGGAGAAGGTTCGCCATGCCCACCGCGTAATTGACAACAACGGTTCCTTGACAGACCTCCGGGCCCAGGTTATAAAGGCATGGACAGCCTTCCACCCGGGGTGATGTGCATTTGCCGAGACTCTGGCTGATCCTGCTGGTCGCTATCCTGGCCCTGGTTCTGAATGTCGAGCGGATCGGCCGCCACTTCTACCCTTTCCCCTACCAGGAAATCGTCTTCCGGTACGCTTTCCAGGAGGACCTGGACCCCTTCCTCCTCGCCGCCGTTATTAAAACCGAGTCAAACTTCCGGGCCACGGCCCGCTC
This portion of the Thermoanaerobacterales bacterium genome encodes:
- the mutM gene encoding bifunctional DNA-formamidopyrimidine glycosylase/DNA-(apurinic or apyrimidinic site) lyase, with amino-acid sequence MPELPEVETIVRGLGRHLPGRSIRNVHLFRESVIARPDPRRFAALLAGRRIEQVTRRGKYILMRLSGGLVLAAHLRMTGQLVYQDESSALPRHTHAVLELDRGILRFTDPRRFGRLWLVPEDELDKVSGLAGLGMEPLDGAFAEPAFRDRLRGRRRGIKSLLLDQRFIAGLGNIYTDEALYRACIHPARAAGDLSARETRALYRAIKDVLAEGINHGGTSVRDYVDASGAEGRFQARLLVYGRKDRPCPRCGRPIARTVCAGRGTYYCPRCQEEEKER
- the coaE gene encoding dephospho-CoA kinase (Dephospho-CoA kinase (CoaE) performs the final step in coenzyme A biosynthesis.); the encoded protein is MKLIGLTGDAGSGKSTVARLLAELGAAVIDADRLARAVVAPGSPGLAAVAARFGPSYLTPGGELDRAQLGDLVFNDPEAHRVLDEILLPPITRAIEDEIARLEREGTDVAVLDAPRLLEARLDRLVDEVWVVTADEPVKVARLAARGVPADRARRILANQIPQAEKVRHAHRVIDNNGSLTDLRAQVIKAWTAFHPG
- the ytaF gene encoding sporulation membrane protein YtaF encodes the protein MELAALLLFGLALSLDGLGAGLAYGIRRIRMPVSSLLIISLVSGGAVSVSLFCGHLAAAVLNPQFAQQAGGWLLVGLGLWILTQALRTATRRILRIRVPPLGLVIQVLFEPLQADLDASGCISAREAMLLGTALAMDAFGAGFAIALSGLHTALVPLFVVAGLFLMVSLGLVLGQRVVKSTGHKVNLLPGCLLIVIGMFRILKGASQ